Within Exiguobacterium sp. BMC-KP, the genomic segment TCAAGGAGAATGTGAATCCGAGATCGACCCTCTCGTCGAAGTAGACCACGTTCAATATGAGTAATAAGAATAGATGGATGGGGAAGACGAGTTTGTACACGGTATGCTCCTTTTCAAGATTTTGTATACACTTCGACGTCGAAATATCTTTCGCAGGACGTGGTTGTTTCATGATATGAGTGGGACGACCGAAGAGTCCTGATATGATGGATTCTCGTGTACATAACTGTATTCATTCGATAGCGATGAATCCGTATCTCTGATGGTCAACTTATTCTGAAGATAATCAATCCCTTCGATGTATACACTACTAGAGTGGACTTCAGAGGAATCCAAGTGATGTAACGTCAAAGAAATCCTTTCACGTAGGGCCATGAATAATAGGATGTCAGTCTGTCCTGGAATCGAGATGAAGGAATGGTTGTTCAGTAAGGTATTGATTGGTTCCATCAATAACGTGAAAGTCGAGCGTTCGTCATGCATGGTAGCAGGACGTGCGTCGTCGGAACGAAGATAAATCATGGTAAATCTCCTTCTAACAAGAACTTATGTTCTTATTATGAATCGTGGATTTATTTATTACAATCCTCTTGTTTCTAAGGATTGACCTGGTCTGAGGAGAATCATGCTAATTTGTAAGGTTTCACATCCCTGGGATGTTGCTCGTCCAATTCTCATATAGGACACAGTTCTGTCAGTGAGTGGTACCAAGAAAGCGATGTACTAACATGATGGAGTCGAAGTGCCTCTCCTCTTCATCGAGTAAGAATCGTCTGAAGTTCTTGTACGGTGTAGGGTGGAGATTTTCGATGCAGCATTGCATGACAGTTCGGGCATACCGGGACGAGGTCGTGTTCCGGATTGACGACGTATTCACTCCCGATCGTGTGCAAGGCTCTTAGATGATGGACGTGGATGAACCCTTTGCACAACGCACCATACCTCTCCTAGTAGTCGAACTTTCAGACGGAGCATCGACATCCGTGCTTGATGAGACATGCTTCCCAGACCTTCGGGTTACGTTCATAGGCGTTCACCGTGATGCTCTTCTTGGCCATTCGACATATAGTGCATGTTCGTCGAGCTCTTCCGGCAATCGTACGTCTGGTCGGGGGCGACGTTCTCCTCCGACAAGCCCCAGTGAGCGAGTATGGAGTGGAACGTCGCAGGGTTCAGGGGCATCGAGGTGGCCAGGAATCCTTCGTATAGATGAGAATCGTATTCCTCTGGTCCTACTTCCTGGTCCACGAGTAGGAAGGGGGCGTCTAATGACGCGTGTATGTAACGGATTGGTACATGGTAGCGTTCCTACGAGGATGACCCCGTGCTGACCGACCTCGAACCAATCCTTCTGCCACGAGGTGACGGAGAAGCTGTCCGTCTCTCGTCCATCGCGAAAGAAGTCGTCCACTGCCCATATGTTCGGATTGCAGAAGAAGGTCCAGTACTCGGTCGAGAGGGTCTTCTCTTGCTTGATGCGCCCCTCCTCCTTCCAACGACGCATCTTTTCCCGACGTCTGCTCTTGTCGGTCGTGAAATGGAAGGTCTCTCCCGACCATTCCCATGATTCTCCGAGATGGATGCCCTTCTCGATGATGGAGTGGGATGACCGATGGTCCTGATCGGTATACGAACTTAACCATTCTGCTGCGGCTTTGATGCTCGGATGTTCTTCTAGTTCTTGTCCGTCCTTGAAGATGATGACGGGACTCATTCGTCGATTGGTCGCTATGGGTAATCGCAATTCGGGAGACCCCTTTCATGTTAGATGGCATGACCATGACGACGTCATGATGATGGCTTGGAGATTGAGAGAAGATGTTGGATTGACTTCATGGGGTCGTTGTACCGGATGAAGACACGGCAGGCGGATCCGTCCGAAGGATTCGTCGCGGATGGATGAATCGATGACGCCCCAAGATGCTCCGGCATGACATTGGATATGTTTGGCTGATACATGTCATAATAGTCAATAACATACAAAAATCTGACGTCGGTAGAGGTGGGTCACGTGTCACACTTTCAATATTATCCTAAGAATCAACGAATCACGAGTCATCTGAATGCAGTGGTGGAGGTCTTCGGACGTATGGAGGACCACATCTCCGATGAGAAAAGGACATACAAGAGCAATGACATACTCGAAATCTGTAGACCTGGTCTAGAAGAGATCGGATACCTCGTGGAGGACATGCGCAGGGGGAAGGACAAGTACATCGAGGTACCGGTCTTGTTCGGGCGTAACAACCAGCTCGAGAAATCCTTCCGGGCCGACGCCTTCAACGACGTGGAAAAGTCCGTCATCGAGGTCGAGGCAGGCCGGGGCGTGTTGAACAATCAATTCCTGAAAGATCTGTTCCAGGCCTGCATGATGCAGGACGTCGACTACCTCGCGATAGGTGTCCTGTTCGAGTACAGGACCAAGAAGTCCAATGGTGACTACAAGGTGAACCGGGACTTCGAGACCGTCTGTAAGTTTTTCGATGCGCTCTACTCCAGTGACCGCCTACGACTTCCCTTGAAGGGTGTCCTGATCATCGGGTATGAGACGCCTAACCTACAGGCGACCGGACCAGTGTTCGTCGACGAAATCGAATGAGGAAGGAGATGGAACGATGTACGAACGCTATGCGCGAATCATCAGCGAGCTCCACGAGGACTTCGCCTGGGTGGTGAACCAGGAATTTCCGGCGTCCGTGTCTATGGGGGACCTTCGATTCAATGAAAGGGCGTTCCAGAGTATCCACGAAGGAAGTGTCAGGATCGTTGAAAATCCCCCGCGGTACGGAATGAAGTCGTTCACTGTGCGGAGGGTGATCCATCGGAGTGCGTGTCATGGTGAATTTTCAATCATCTACAGGTCCTATGGCGGATTAGTGGCAAGGAGAGCCTTGAAAAAATATAGGGATCCCGAGTATCGATATGACAAGGATGATTTACGTACACATGGGGTGTTTGATTTTTATCTCGAGGCAGGAAGCCGCTATCGGACGCTATACGGCGGCGATGCGACACATTACAATGTCCTGAATGACCTATTCAGATACGCGACGTACGCACAATGCTCGGATGTCTATCGGGGGATTGAAATCGATCATCGGAACTTGAATGAGGATCAATCGGATGCATTGGTGGTGCTATCATGGTTGTTCTTCGAACAGGAATTGAACTATGGCGGTCTGTCGTTCCAACAATTCAGTAACTTCAATCGGAACCTTGGGTTCAGACCGAGGGACATGCTCATGGGATTCGTGAGCATGATGTATCATGATTATAGGACCTATCAAGCCTATCCTTACTGGGGTTATAACAATAATCGGGAACGGACGTCACCTCATTTCGGTAAAAGCAAGTTCCGAGGATTGGATGATTTATATAAGCAATATTTCATCCGATTACAAGGTGATTTGGATAAGTGGCCGTCCTTGTTCTGTAACCAGGACATAGTACGCTATTTTCACGGGCTTACTGACCGGACCGGTGTCAATCCAAGATTTGTCCGATGAATATTTCTCGTATGGGGGGCGGTTTTACGAAGTGCTGTCTTATTTGAATATACGGATGATAGGGCAAAGGTAGCGTGAGATATTAGAGGATGTATCGTTGAAGCTATGAGAATTGGAACGCGAACCGATGTCAGTAAGATGGATTAAATCTTTGTATTTCAATCATTTGGAATCAAACGAAAACTTCCAGACTTCTGCAGGTTAAGGGAGAATCCTTAAGCGAAATGAGGGATGAATCTCTCCCTCTCCTCTCAAATGAATTATCTTCGAAGAGGGAAAAACTATGATGAAGCATAGAGATTTAAAATCAAGGATGTATCCGATGAAAGGATAGGGGATGCTGATTTACAATGTGTTTGTGCTTTCTTATTTCGTCTCCAACAATTTCTAGGCAGAGCATCGGCATACGTGTTCAGATGGTGTCCATACATCAGTATAGAGCTCAGATTCCTGTACGAAACCGAGCCATTACTAATCGATTGATATGAACGAGAAAATCTTAAAAGGGAGAAATCGTATGTTTCGTGTATACAGTCTTTTTATTGATGATTTTGAATCAACTAAAATCACCGACGATTTAATACTCTTACTTAGTAAAGATAGAAGGAACAAGATTGCGAAGTTGAGAAGAAACGATGATAGAATACGTAGCCTGTATAGTGAGCTGTTTATAAAATATGTGTTGCACAAGGAATTCGGTTTAGTATCTAAAGATATCCAGTTCACAAGAGATCAGTTCTCGAAACCTCTTTTAGAAGGATATGATAATATCCATTTCAACCTCAGTCATTCAGGAAACTGGATCGTATGTGCAGTGAGTGACTTGCCGATAGGTATAGATATTGAAAAAATAGAGTCAGGAGATAATCGTTTCATAGAAGAGGTTCTACATCATAAAGAAATCGAATATCTAACACGCTTTGAAGGCAATGAAAAAAACACCAAGTATTATACACTTTGGTGTTTGAAAGAAGCATATGGGAAGTATATGGGTGTAGGTTTAAATTATGAGTATCAGAAAAACTTATTCGAAGAGTCACTTCAAGGATGGGTTTTAAAACCGCAGCAGAGTGATGCAAATGAGTCGCTGTATTTCCAAGTAAATCGACTACCTGGTGATTATCTTATAGCAGTGTGTACTCCATATAGTAATTTGATGACTATTAAACAAGTTGACCATCGAGAAATTATCGACTTCACTCTCTAAGTGATGTTAGTTAAGAACGAGAGTTTGTTCTTTCATGGACTTGATCAACACGAAAATTAAAATGAGGTTGAATAGAGCAAGCATCGGGAGTGCAAAATTGAACCCTAGAATACTCAGTACTGTATTTAATGAAATATACATCGTGCTGATGGCAGCGGTAAAGATAGTGGATTTTCCTTGTTTAATGATTTCCATCTCACTAGACCAGTTGTAATTGGGAAACTTAAGGTTTATGAAGAAACCGACCAGACTAATCAAAAACAAGCTAGATACCGTAAAGACGATGAAGAAAAGGCTGTCCACGATGGAAGTGCTAAAATGAAGCATATAGACTAGAATGGCACAGATTACGCCTGGTATAAACAACATGAGATTTAATGCGATTTTAGCCATCGATAAATCTTTTAGTGTCAGCGGGGAAGTGAGTGTAATCCAGATGCTTTTTCCTTCGAATGACAAACTAGAGGAAGTCGTCGTGGTCAATAGGATACAGATGGTCGTAAAGATGATAAATATATACTTACTACTGATCGTGATGAACGAAAATTCAAAAGTGTATGTGTAAAGAAGCGGTACCAAGTTGAATAGATAGACTAAACTACCAATCAGTAATATCACGGGAGTTAAGATGGTGTTACTTACATAGGTAATCGATGATAGATAAAGTTGCACTTCTTTAAGAAACAACTGTTTGAAAATGTTGTTTTGAATGAGTGGTGTTCCTTGATTGATTTTTCTTTTACGTGTCTCCTGGAAAAGGCTTTCTACAGCTGCATACTTATATTTAATGATCCAAAGAGAAAGGATGGTTAATCCTCCTGTTAGGACAGTCATGGCAAGTAGTCGCAACATGTCATTTTCGATGTTCCAAAGACCTGTCAGTCCAAATAAATTGAGAGGTGAAGATATATAAAAGATGGATTTGTATTGAAGTGAGTCAGAATTAAGAAGCGCAAAAACGATTGGAATTAAGAAAATTGAAACTGTCACTAAAGCTTCAGCAACGTTATTTTGTAATTTGATAATGCTTAATATCCATTTACTCAAAATCGAAACGAGTAAAGTGGATGAAAGGATCAGAATAGGTGTCGTGATGAGTAATACAATCGAGCTGAAAACAAAGGAATGAATGTTTGAAACGATTAATAAGTACGAACATACCGCAGCAAGGAGTGCTACCGCGATTAACGAGGTGTAGATGAAAAATAGTTTAATCAAGTGAAACAATCGGAGTTGCCATAGGGGTAAGGGAAGACTGAAGATGAAATCCCGATCGTTTGAGAAGACGATTTTTTTAACGCCGCTCAGTATCGTCCAGATCCCGAACACCCAGAATAGAAGTGAAGAGAGAACAGGGAGAAGAATGTCTACCTGATCGTTCGAATAGAGATCGAAGGCGATATACAGCACATAGGAGATCGCCATGAAGAGAGCCGCGCAGTATCCAGCAATCGTCAGAGTCGCATGATTACGATCGGACTTACTATTTGCGTTATTCAATCGAGATATTTGAAGATCGTTTAGGATAACGAATTTTTGTAATGAAAGAAGCTTATTCATGTGTAGTAATCCTCCTAAAAGTCTCGTTCAAACTTCCGTTCACCAATAAGTTGATCATCGTATCATTCACGACTACTTTTCCTTCGTGAATCATCACAACCTTGTTGCAAATTTTTTCGGCGACTTCTAAAACATGAGTAGAATATAAAACAATGGCACCTTCTGAAGCACGTTTTTTCATCTCTTCTTGCAAAAAATAAGTGGCATTAGGATCTAAACCGACAAACGGTTCATCTAAGATGATCAATTTTGGGTTGTGCATCAATACGGAAATAAGGACTAACCGCTGCTTCATTCCATGCGAATAGGTGGAGACTAGATCATGGATTGCATCACCAAAATGAAGTTTCTTTAATAAAATCGTTAGTTGATGATTGATCGTGTCGCTATCCACGTTGTAGATGCTTCCTATGAGTTCCAAATACGAGTATCCTGTCATATTCCCATATAAGGCGGGTGTGTCAGGTGAATAGCCGATCTGTTGTTTAAACGCTTGAGGATCGCTCTTAATACTGATGTCATTCAACTCAATTTCACCTTGATCAAAATTATGAATACCGACAATCGATTTAATTGAGGTTGTTTTCCCAGCACCATTCATTCCAATGAAAGCACAAATATCGCCTTCCACGAGTTCTAAATTTAAATTCTTGATTCCCTTCTCGGAACCTCCATAAATTTTCGTGAGATTTTGAATCGTCAACATATGAAATCCCTCCTTGTTATTAAGAATGTTTCAATTTTTTATTTGAGATTACTAAATTAATGGATATGAACAATAGACAAGAGAGGATACTTAAATGATTCGCATTTGATACGGTCATAAGTTGTGATTCCGCTAAGTTTAAGACCGAACCTGGTGATAAAAGAAATATGGAATGATTTAAGCCTTTTAGTAATACACAAACGATTGATAGGATAATCGTAAATACAGCTACGATTATCGGATTTTTAATGAAACTACTTAATAAGATAGTAAGACTGATAACGAAAAGGATCCAGATGCTGTAATACAGGAGAAAACCTAAAAAACCTAAAAATGAGAGGGCACCGAAAAAGTAGATTGTGTAGTAATAAGAAGTGAGAGCACCAACCATGATGCAAAACATACTAATCAACCAGTGACTTGTCATTTTTGACAGGATGTAAGAAGGAACGGTGACAGGTCTCGTTAAAATGAAGTCCTGCATTCCATTGTTTCGATCAGTCGCTATCATTCCCATGAAACTGATGATGAGTATGATGAGACCGATTTGGTTAAATTGCCCTGAAATTGTAGAGATGAAGATTTCACTAGAAGACGGAATCGGGCGATTCGGATCAAGTGTAATTCCATCTGCACCACCCACGTTTTTTAGAATGACGTCCATATACTTATTGAGAAGGGGCTGAGTCATTCCTAAAATAATAAAGACGATGGATAACCAAATGATTTTAAAGTCTTTAATAGCTTCAATTAACTCGGTTCGGAATAAAATGTAATAGTTGTTCATGTCTCTGAAACCATCTCTAGAAAAATATCTTCTATGCCCTTCTCGTAATATTCAATCGAGGTAATATCCAAATCATTCGCTTGGGTTTTAGTCAGTAGCGTTTTTAAGTCTAAGTCATGTGAGCCGGTGAATATAAAAGATTTGGAAGATGTATATTCAATATGCTCAATCGTGTCATCGTTTTTCTCAAAAGAAATGATTTTTTCTTCGGTGTAAGCTCTGTTAGTTCTGATAAGTACTTGCTTTCGATTGAGTTGAGCATAGTCTTCGTCAATATTCCCGACGATTTCACCGTTCTTGATCACGATATATCGATCACAAAACTCACTCGCATCATCTAATATATGTGTCGAAATAATAATCGTTGTTCGTTTCTTGAGCTTTCCGATTAATTTCTTTACTTCGTTTCGGCCGATAGGATCTAATGCAGAAACTGGTTCATCTAAGATAAGTAACTGTGGCTCATGTAAAATGGCTTGTGCGATGCCAAGTCGTTGTTTCATTCCTCCTGAAAGTTGCTCAACTTTCAGCTTTTGTTTTCCCTGCAACCCTACTTCTTCTAGAACGAGAGGGATTTTATGGAGTAATTCACTCTTTTTTAATCCTGACAACTTTCCAAAAAACATTAATGATTCTTCACAAGTCATCCAAGGCTTAAAATCTGTATGCTGTGACAAATAGCCGATGTATTTTTTATGGCTTAGGATTGGATCAGAATAAAAACGAATATCGCCTTTGTCATAATTAAGGATTCCGGTCATGCATTTGATTAAAGTTGTTTTCCCTGCTCCGTTAGGTCCTAATAAACCTATACATTCTCCTTGAGAAATCGAAAAGTTAACGTCTGTTAGAATAGGGCGACTATTGATTGTCTTGTAAAGGTTACTGACCGTAATCATGACGATGAATCCTCCTTCCGATTACTAAAAATAAGATTGGCCCCAATAATTGAATCAGTAAGATGACAATTAACCAGACATAAGGAATTGCTATCTGATCTTTTCGTTTAAACCAATCTACGAGGGTAATGATGATGAGCAGTAGATTAAAGAAAAGAATAGGCAACATGAAGGGAAGAATTTGATTCCAGTCGATCTCCAAAAGTGCATTAAAGTCTGTGTTCAACTTAATCACTCCTTTCTATTTCCATTATCAATAATGAAAATTAATAAGTCAACGCTTTTGTTAAAAAATAAAGAATGATTGGAAAAACGATAACCATTATTAAGAATGAAAAAATAAATTTTTTACTTCAATGATTAAAATCCATAAAAAATAATTGTATTTTAGAAAAGTAATGAAGCTTATATTAGATAATTGGTCTTACCAATTATGAATACCTAATACGATAAATAGGATAAATTAAAAGTATATCGAAATAAAAAAACGTTCATGAAACATTTGAAATGAAATATAATTACGATTTTATGGGAGGTTGAAACTTTATTTATAGTGTGTTTAATTTGAAACGAGGAATTTTTTGGGAGTGTTTTACTGTTATTTGATTGAGAAATGGTTCTAAAAATGCATCGGAGGTCAATCGATATGGAGAGTATGATGTTAAAAAAGTCAAAAGAAGTAACCGATTTTGAATACCAAATGTTTATCTTATCGAAAAAACTTGGGACATCAGATTTATATACGGAGACGTGGGCTTTCAAGCTTTCTGATCATATCTCCATGTCGAAATTGGAAATGGCAATACTCTCTGTCATCGAAAAAAACGAAGATATACATAGTCGATTTGTAATGGTGGAGGATGCACTTAAAAAAGTATTGAATGTAAATCATGATGTTTTAGAAATCATAGATAGTACTGAGATTGAACTAATGAACTTGATTGAGGATTTGAAGAGTGAAAAATTTGATGTAGAAGAAGATGCGTTAATACGCTTCTACTTGTATCATCATCGTTCTTCAAACGAAGGATATCTATTAATTAATTCACACCATATTTTAACAGATTCTGTGACTAAGAATATCTTGTTGAATAAAATATTCAATGAATATGACGATAAAATTGATTCTTTGGCGATCAAGACAATAGAGAATGATCAAGGAATAAATAAAAACCCACTCTTGAATCTAGAATCATATAAATCTTATCTAGCCAAAATCATTAACTATCCTGATCGTGCTAATCCTTATGGGGCTATTAAGGAGAACATAGACGGGCATGTCAATCACATTTTGTTTTCGGAAGAGTTTCTTGATAAAGTCACTAGCATTTGCAAAACAAAGCGCATCACTCCTGTAACTTTTTACTTATCTACATTTTATACATTCCTATGTCATGAGTTGAATACGACGCAATTTCGATTAGGAATTCCTTTTTCAAGTAGAAGTAATAGTAATGAATCAAATAAAATTGGATATTTTGTAAATACGCTGCCGTTCGGTATGGACATTGGTGATTTTAGTTCCTACAAGCAGTTACTAAAGCATGTTCAACTGGAATTGTTCAAGTTAGATGAGTATAAAACGATTGCAAGCTCGCATATTTCGGATATCACGTCTTCGATGAACGGTAACTTATATAGAACCGTGTTTAGTTATCAAGAAACAGAACCATTGGATCAAATAGACTCTGAAGTCTACACATCCCAGAACGGAGCAAAATTTGAATTAACAGTAAATTTCAAAAAAACAAAAAATTCTCTTCAATGTGAAATGGAATTTTCAGATGAAACATGGTCCTTAGAAGAATCATCCCGTTTCATTCATCGATTTAAGAGATGGATGCTGAGACATGTTGTTGAAGAATTTGATTGGGATGTCTTGAACATTAAGAACAATCAAAATGAATTGGTTCTCGAAGAGGATTCTTACCAATTAAGAGGCGAATTTAGTTCTCAAAAATCGGACTCAATCTACGATAGATTTTCATCATACAGCAATCATTCG encodes:
- a CDS encoding 4'-phosphopantetheinyl transferase family protein, with the translated sequence MFRVYSLFIDDFESTKITDDLILLLSKDRRNKIAKLRRNDDRIRSLYSELFIKYVLHKEFGLVSKDIQFTRDQFSKPLLEGYDNIHFNLSHSGNWIVCAVSDLPIGIDIEKIESGDNRFIEEVLHHKEIEYLTRFEGNEKNTKYYTLWCLKEAYGKYMGVGLNYEYQKNLFEESLQGWVLKPQQSDANESLYFQVNRLPGDYLIAVCTPYSNLMTIKQVDHREIIDFTL
- a CDS encoding ABC transporter ATP-binding protein, translating into MLTIQNLTKIYGGSEKGIKNLNLELVEGDICAFIGMNGAGKTTSIKSIVGIHNFDQGEIELNDISIKSDPQAFKQQIGYSPDTPALYGNMTGYSYLELIGSIYNVDSDTINHQLTILLKKLHFGDAIHDLVSTYSHGMKQRLVLISVLMHNPKLIILDEPFVGLDPNATYFLQEEMKKRASEGAIVLYSTHVLEVAEKICNKVVMIHEGKVVVNDTMINLLVNGSLNETFRRITTHE
- a CDS encoding ABC transporter permease, yielding MNNYYILFRTELIEAIKDFKIIWLSIVFIILGMTQPLLNKYMDVILKNVGGADGITLDPNRPIPSSSEIFISTISGQFNQIGLIILIISFMGMIATDRNNGMQDFILTRPVTVPSYILSKMTSHWLISMFCIMVGALTSYYYTIYFFGALSFLGFLGFLLYYSIWILFVISLTILLSSFIKNPIIVAVFTIILSIVCVLLKGLNHSIFLLSPGSVLNLAESQLMTVSNANHLSILSCLLFISINLVISNKKLKHS
- a CDS encoding ABC transporter ATP-binding protein; protein product: MITVSNLYKTINSRPILTDVNFSISQGECIGLLGPNGAGKTTLIKCMTGILNYDKGDIRFYSDPILSHKKYIGYLSQHTDFKPWMTCEESLMFFGKLSGLKKSELLHKIPLVLEEVGLQGKQKLKVEQLSGGMKQRLGIAQAILHEPQLLILDEPVSALDPIGRNEVKKLIGKLKKRTTIIISTHILDDASEFCDRYIVIKNGEIVGNIDEDYAQLNRKQVLIRTNRAYTEEKIISFEKNDDTIEHIEYTSSKSFIFTGSHDLDLKTLLTKTQANDLDITSIEYYEKGIEDIFLEMVSET
- a CDS encoding PLDc N-terminal domain-containing protein, with translation MLPILFFNLLLIIITLVDWFKRKDQIAIPYVWLIVILLIQLLGPILFLVIGRRIHRHDYGQ